The Tenrec ecaudatus isolate mTenEca1 chromosome 17, mTenEca1.hap1, whole genome shotgun sequence sequence CCACTTAGCTCTTCTGTCATTTTATTTACTTGGCTGTGCTTGTGCCTTGTCACTTGCCCCGAACTGTAAGCTCcttcagggaaaggaaaccatACTTACCTTTTTCATCTCTGTATCACTCGTAACGTCAGGAACAACTGTCTTTGGATTTACCACGTGAAACAATTTGTGCAAACTTTCTTTAAATCCATAAAGGAAACCTCGATTTCCTTCAGCACCCAAAGTGTTCCTTTACATTGTGTCAGTTAATATGAGGGGTTCCCCCCAAAAACAGAACACAGCTCTGctgagtggagcttttgtagtatgcatttttcccctgGGCAAGCttagagcaacttgctctgagttagtgtacccagggCATCctgtgggaaggttctctctggtcacagtgaatattttttgtaaaagcagttttgcttgaacctcgttttttgtgatttttttttttttttttttgagaacagtgtgtggctgtgaaattttgcttcctgctcaggaaaaatgctgcagaaactcttATGATGTTGAACAGTGCTTTTAAGGAcatcactatgggaaaaactcaagtggtattctcattttttaaaaaggtgaaatgttgattgatgacaaaccttgtactggatgtctgtcaacttcccttatggacaaaaatgttgacaaaacttgtacacttgtgctcgaagactgATGAAGGACCATTGAAGAGACGGGGAAGTTATCTGGGCTATCTTGGAGCTCCAGTCAGTGAATTTTACCAGAAGATTTGGGAACGAGAAGGGTTGCAGTgagatttgtgcctcaggttctgactgaccaggaaaaagatcgTGGTGTGGAAACACACTGGGctgtgaaagaacagctccgaagtgacccagactttttcctcAAGGTCATTACAGGTGAGGAGACAGTGCTGTCTTTACGACCCCCGAAACCAAACATCAATGAAGCCAATGGAAGACACCATCGTCACCTCGCCCCTCAAAAAACCTCATcatatgaaatcaaagatcaagacaatgcttatttgttttctttattgagggggatagtgcatttggagttcattccaccaggtcagactgttcatcaaactttttatttaggtcagtgattctcaaccttcgttttgccgtgaccctttaatacagttcctcaggttgtggtgaccccctccccaaccataagattattatcgttgctacttcatcaatgtaactttgctactgttgtgaatcaggtgaccctcatgaaagggtcattcaaccttcaaaggggttgtgacccacaggttgagaaccgctgatttagtggttctgaaaagattgcataactgacaaaaaggcctgatttgtggctgacGGGGGATCTTAGCACGctggtttttggcaaaaaacagcatgcctctcttgccccacaccacTTGACTCACCTGCCCTCGTTTTgtgtctgcaaatgaagagggacatgaaaggacgatttgatgacatagaagaggtgaagaaaaaacgagggaggtgcagtCAGCTCTCCAGAcagatgtttgaaaaatgtttccaagaatggaatcgcagacttaacaaatgtattaagagtactttgaaggtgattagattgttttgtaaaaaaaatttaaatacataattttgaaaaaaatccttttttttaatgggtaccccctcgtatttcAATATAGAGTAGTGTTTTGGGTGCTGAAGGGGTGGCATGGGACTTTTGACATTGATAtcactgtgggctgggaagttgaGCAGAGCTTTTCAGAGGAGGCAGGACTTCCCCTTTTTTCTAAAAACATCGAGGTTTTCTGGGGCCAGGATGTTTCCGTTGGAGGGAATACTGCATGCAGTGGTGGGGAGATAGATAACAGAGTGCACATTGAGAAAACAGTGAGTGGTTTGGTTTTCTCAAGTGTAGGCTTTGAGCGCACCTGTGGTGGGGAGGCAGAGGGGGCACCTTGGACTTGAACTTTAAATTTGCTATGTGATTTCTGGACAAATTCTTTTTACctcttctgctttgtttttctttatgggCCCCTAGAGCAGGGAGTTAGCCTTTGAAATCCCATGATTCTTTCTTTAAAAGTCAGGCTAACTgatgtaaattttatttaatatgCAACTATAAatccagattttttaaaaaaaataagtgaatGGCAAGGTATTTTGTGGTTTTGAAGAAATCTACATGTGTTTCAAAGAAAAAGAGCCTATTGTTGAAAGGAAACTAGACTAGCAGCAGTTAGATCAGTTACCGATTTTAACCTTGTGAGTGAGCAGAGTAACAGATGTTAGGAAGATGGTGGAGCTTTGCTACTGGCCCATGAGGGAAAGGGCAGGGAGCCATGAGGGCACGGGGGGTGGCAAGTTAGAGTAGGTAGGGGCTGGGGCTTGGTAGAGAGAGATTGGAGCTGGTGGTAAGAGAGATTTTGGTTTTCGACACGTCTAAGTGCTTCTGGATTATATGGGCAATGATTGCAAGGGCTTTAAAGGCATTCCCGGGGATGATTTGATCGCAGCCAAGGAAATGTGCGTACCACAGACAACGCACCGCGAAAAATGGAGGGGAGAGAGGACCAAAGCTCCCAGAAAACCTGGGAAAGATTTTACTCAATAGCATAACTCAGCTGGGTGTCTTACGTGATGAGCGGAAGCTCATTAAAAGGAAATAAGGAAGTTAGCATGGTTCTTGTGCTCCCATATCCCTTCTCCACGCTCCTTCCATTTTGTTTGGTGTCTAATGGCCGCATCTCTTCTTTTGAAAAAGGATCTACCGCTACCAATCTCATGACTACGCCTTCAGCAGTGTAGAGAAGCTAATGCATGCTCTAGGAGGAGACAACTTCCTGCGAATGCTTAACGGGACCCTTCTGGAAACCCTGGAGAAAGCAGGCTTCTCTGAAAAATTCCTCAATGAAATTGTTGCTCCTGTCATGAGGGTTAATTATGGGCAAAACCTGAGTATCAACGGCTTTGTGGGTAAGCTGGGCAACAGTAAGGGGCATTACTTCACCAAGGGGCTTGCCTGAGGCTAGAGTTGGAGAAGGCACCTTTCTCTGTGAGACTTCAGAAGTTATTGGCAACATTGTAGATATGAGTTTTTATAGGGAGAGTGCTTTTAGCTTTCCTGAGGTCAGTGGTTTTTAACTCCCGGGTGAGGTGGGGCATTTGGCAGTAGCTGAAAACAtttggaacagaacttacagaacAGACTTCCTTAGGAAGAGAGTGGGGTGGAGGGTCCTCTAGAAAACCAGAATTAAAGCACGTCTTTGGTTGTCACACTGTGTGAGAGGAGAGGTCTCTTGGCAAATGTCAATAGCACCAAGCTTGAGAAAGCAAGCATTCAATTTTCAGAGGTAGCTGACCCTCTGAACATGAAGAACTACTGATTAGAGGTGTCGTTGGGCTGCTGCTCCCAAACAGTGAATGGAAATGTAAGTGAAACGTACTCAATCAAATTGATCTTTGGATGAAAATCCATGGCTGATCTGACATGGTAAGATCATTTCTGTTATGACTGGTAATATATGATTTAGCCAATATGATTGATTACAGTCACGGTGAACTTTTTGTTCTACCTGTGATTTTGCTTGGTGTGACTCAATTTTTCCCGGTATTGGTGGGTGGAGGACTTCAAGGGTGTGTAACCTGTGCAAAGAGTCTTGTGCTAAGACGTATCTCTACCCCTCTCCCCTCGTTTggtttaatggccttttgcaacTATCTTTGAAATTCTTAATTATTGAATAAGGGGCTCTGTATTTTCATTTTGCACCGGACCCCTTAAATGATGTAACCAGTCTTAATCAGGTGTTTTCATTAAAGTGTTATCCAGGCCAACTTGCATTTGTCCTGGTAAGCTGAACAACTAACTCACTGCAGAAGAGAGTGAGGATAGAAGGTCTCTTACAAAGTCAAAATCAAAGCATACCTTTTTCTCCCACTGTTAGGGGCAGTGTCACTGTGTGGTGTGGAGTCTGGCCTTTGGGCAGTAGAAGGTGGCAATAAACTTGTTTGCTCGGGGCTCCTTCAGGCTTCCAAAGGCAATCTTATACCGGGCTCAGTAATGAACATCGTGGAGAAAACAAAGACCAAGCGCACAGGTGAGCGTGAGAACAGGGAGAAGAGAAACCCCATCTCTGCCATCTCCCGCTTGCTCCTCCAATGAGACATCTCCAAGTTGACCGTGTCATACCATGTAGAAACGTCCCCAAGTGATGCTCAAGGACATTAATAGCCTGACTCTTGGGATTTGAGAATATCCTGCTAAGTAAAAAACTCCTGATTTTGTACTTGTGGAGGAGACCTTATTTTCATCTTGAGTGGGCAGTGATAAAAATACAAGGCACCATTATCTTAAGCATTCCTTTGAGTGATGGGACTATTTGCCTACAAGTTTTAGCGGTCTAAAGGCCAGTGTGTTAGAAACGCTAACGTGTGCGCTTCCTCGTTCCTTCTAGGAGGCCCCGCTAAGATGTATGAAGTGGTCTACCAAACCGGATCTGAAGTCCACTCAGGCTTCTATGACATCGTCTTAGTGGCCACTCCATTGAATCGAAAAATGTCCAATATAACCTTTCTCAACTTTGATCCTGCAGTCGAGGAATTCCATCAGGACTACAAACACATCGTGACAACTTTAGTTAAGGGAGAACTGAATACAACGATCTTCAGCGCTCGACCCTTAAATAAATTTGATCTCACTGCAGTCCTAACCACTGATAATTCAGATTTGTTCATTAACAGCATCGGCATTGTGTCCCCTGTAAGAGAACAGGACACGCCTGAGCCAACAACAGATGGGACACATGTTTGGAAGATTTTCTCCGCAGACACGCTTACTAAAAGGcaaattttaaagctgtttctgtCCTATGATTATGCGGTGAAAAAGCCATGGCTCGCATATCCTCAGTATAAGCCTCCGGAGAAATGCCCGTCCATCGTCCTCCACGATCATCTCTACTATCTCAACGGCATCGAGTGTGCGGCCAGTGCCATGGAAATGAGTGCCATTGGAGCCCACAACGCTGCTCTGCTGGCCTATCACCGCTGGAACGGGCACACACACATGGTTGACCAGGAAGACTTACATGAAAAGCTTAAAACCGAACTGTGAGTCATGCAGCTCTTGGTCCCTTTCTAGTCCAATGGATTACCCTTGGCAAAGAGATGATAACAAAATCTGAGCAGAGATGCCTTCAGACCAGATACTTGGCCGCTATCATTGTTTAACAAAAGGAATCCTTTGGGGCCATGAGGAAATACAAGGTTTTAATGAAGCAGGGAGGCATAGTGCTCTCTACACAATTTCCTCACTGCTCTTGCAGGCTCCACACGCAGTGTTTTTCAAATGTCTGATTGTAAGAATGGCCTGGGCTTTGTTAAAAACACACCTTCCCAAACTCCTTGGTGACGATTCAGTAGGTTTCAGGGTATGGGCTGGGCTTTTGAATCAGGTTGTAGAACATTTTTGAGAATGGTCTTTACAGCTGGACATGATCTTCAGTCAGATCAAAACTACAGATCCTTTTTTTGACCTTCAATCACTTGTTTTATTAGAGGTGAAATTTAGAAGTCTTAGATGCCATACAAAAGTCTGAAGTGAAAAATCTGAGTTATTGATTTAAGAAATTGGAATTTTATTGCCAAACCTAAACCTGAGCTTTAAAAACAGATAGGTACTCATTACTGGAGATTCTGACTTCATGCACTGAGGATAGGGCctttccattgatttttaaaGTTCTAATGTACAGCCAGGATTGAGAATGTTCCATCTAAAAATTCGACAGTGGAATTTAGCAGCATTCGACAGGTAGGTcaattaaaagtaaaatatttccTATACAAGGAGTTAAAATGTCTACAATGGCATTTCAGTACCATAGAAGTCCTAAGAGACCTATTTCATTAGCAAAGCAGATTCTTTTTGCAAAGAATTTCTCCCAGTAAGAGCTTTAGTAGTAATCTTGAGTCAGTAGTAATGGCAAAGGCAACTTAACTCTAGTTGGTGGAGTGGGCTATTTGGAACGCATCAAACTTCACCAAATCATGCTCAAAGTATTAAAGATTTGTTTTAAAGCTAGTGTTaagatgccctggtggcatacatattgggctgctaaccacggccCAGCAGTTAGAAGCTACCAGCCGCTTCGAGGGAGGATGATGAAGCTTCCTCTTCCCTTAAAggcttacaaccttggaaacaagcccacaggggccgttctactctgtcctactgggtctctCACTATGTGTTGCCATGACTCCATGGTTTGGTACAGTGAGTGTGGCATTCTGAATGAGAAATTGGTTGCTATGACACCCATTTAGGGCACTAGTCTTTAATTGTGGATGCTCACCGGAATCATCTGCAGAACTGCTGCATCCTCCCATGATTGTAGGGAAATTTAGTTCTACAGCTACAGGCAGTCCCTGGTTACGAACCAGGTCAGTTCCTAAGTGTGCCTTTAAGTCAAACTGTAATTCAGAACCAGGTGCATTTAATTCTTATTTAGCCTTTAATGCAGGAGAAAGCTACACATGAAGGTGTTCTTATGAATTTGTTGCAAGCAGGGATTCGTTgaatcatttcaaagtgaggaCAAATTTACCTAACATCAAGGGCCATTAAAGGACAAGTACGAGTGATTAATAAATCAGAAGTCTGTATGCATTGAGCATGAATGATAGTTACCAGACATAACAAGCAAAAGATTCTACGTTACAATACTAAATGCAACCAAGTTAGCAagcaccattaaaaaaaaaaaagaggtcctCCTGATAGGAGTTATTTTTAGCAAAAAGGTGTAAGTGAACATCGTGTAGTGAAAATTATTTCTTACTTAGTTCAATTGTGAAAGTATGCTGATAAAACTGCCAAAGTAATTGGTACCGAGGCAGCAATTAAATTCCTGCTTAAGGGCAGCTTCTTCTAATTTTATTCTCAACAAATATGTTGAGGCATTCATATTTTTGTCTTGTGGTTTTAATGAGGATTATTGTGTATCCTTAGAGTTTGGCAAGTGACGATATTAAAACTAGccaccaaccaaacccactgctggttGTGTTCATTCAGTTCTCGTGATCCTACAGGAGACCTGGTCGGTCCATTGTTTGTGAGGCTCAATTTGAATCTTGATGGAcctttgaccttgtggttggcagcccaatgctttgcccaccgcaccaccagggttctttgatATGTAGGGCAATTTCGAACGATGGGAAATATTTTTACTTAGAATGCCAACGTTATTGGTGTTATCAAATCTGTACCTTTTCCACCCTTAACTAGCTTTGTCAGAGGAAAACAGGCATATATATTAGTCCTATTCAATTTTAATCCAAACCCAATGCCTTTAAGTCATTCTGACTTTAACtttaagggcagagtagaatagcCTCCAGGTTTCCCCAGGTTGTGAATCTGATGGAAGTAGACTGCCCATTTCTCCCAagcgttttgaccactgtgactgtcaCTAGGCACTTAATACAGTATTCAAAGAATTTTGGGAGAATTAATCAGAATCTGTTACTACCACAGACCTCTAATCCTTTTCCTAAGAGAGACTTGTGAAAATCATGCCAGGGCTGAAGGAAAGCCATCTTCTCCTGGAGTGGTTCAACCTGACCCGGCATCAGACTCACCTGCAGAGCTTGTTGAACCACTGTTGGAAGACCTCACTATTCAGTAGGCTTGGAGTGGGACCAAGTTAAAATGGTCCCAGGTGATGCTGCTAGTTTAGAAACTGTATttaaagaaccactgctctattaaGTAAACCTTATGTGGCTGCAAAAATGCAAGTCTATCAACATCAATGAAgattaaacaaaagaaaatccCTGAAAAATGGAGACTTCAC is a genomic window containing:
- the PCYOX1 gene encoding prenylcysteine oxidase 1 codes for the protein MGPTAEAGSSLLGLWLLLCSWGCPGSAEPRAPPDKIAIVGAGIGGTSAAYYLRQKFGGSVKIDLFERGEVGGRLATLTVEGQEYESGGSVIHPLNLHMKRFVKDLGLSAAKDADSLTGVYNGEKLVFEESRWFIINMIKLVWHYGFQFLRLHMWVEDILDKFMRIYRYQSHDYAFSSVEKLMHALGGDNFLRMLNGTLLETLEKAGFSEKFLNEIVAPVMRVNYGQNLSINGFVGAVSLCGVESGLWAVEGGNKLVCSGLLQASKGNLIPGSVMNIVEKTKTKRTGGPAKMYEVVYQTGSEVHSGFYDIVLVATPLNRKMSNITFLNFDPAVEEFHQDYKHIVTTLVKGELNTTIFSARPLNKFDLTAVLTTDNSDLFINSIGIVSPVREQDTPEPTTDGTHVWKIFSADTLTKRQILKLFLSYDYAVKKPWLAYPQYKPPEKCPSIVLHDHLYYLNGIECAASAMEMSAIGAHNAALLAYHRWNGHTHMVDQEDLHEKLKTEL